The Glycine max cultivar Williams 82 chromosome 12, Glycine_max_v4.0, whole genome shotgun sequence genome window below encodes:
- the PG11 gene encoding polygalacturonase precursor, whose product MSPQTPTIPLFIVLASLVLCNGYYLEESFYKTNAKHYPVHDGRLIKTKHEHFGLITRANRASHLTSRPRGTVSVDDFGAKADGSDDSEAFGKAWNEACSRGAILVVPENRIYRLKPIIFSGPCRPNTAFMLYGTIEAWSQMSAYQEDRQHWIVFDSVSNFRVGGGGTFNGKGKKWWQSSCKVNTNLPCNDGPRPKAVTFYQCNNLKVTNLRFKDAPQMHVVFEGCFNVIVSNLVIRAPGDSPNTDGIHVADTQNIVISNSDIGTGDDCISIISGSQNVRATDITCGPGHGISIGSLGADNSEAEVSNVVVNRATLTGTTNGVRIKTWQGGSGYARNIKFLNIAMQNVTNPIIIDQYYCDQSKPCQEQDSAVQLSNVLYQNIKGTSASEVAIKFDCSRAVPCRQIYVQDVILEPQGHGGTIATCEHVSYVNRGKFFPQCTP is encoded by the exons ATGTCTCCACAAACGCCAACTATCCCACTTTTCATTGTCCTCGCTTCATTAGTCTTATGTAATGGCTATTACTTAGAGGaatcattttataaaacaaatgcTAAACACTACCCTGTGCATGATGGGAGATTGATCAAGACAAAACACGAGCATTTTGGTCTAATAACAAGGGCTAATAGAGCTAGCCATCTTACTTCTAGGCCTCGTGGAACAGTTAGTGTTGATgactttggagccaaagcagATGGAAGTGATGACAGCGAG GCATTTGGGAAGGCATGGAATGAAGCATGTTCTAGAGGGGCTATCCTTGTGGTACCTGAAAATAGGATCTATCGTCTTAAGCCAATAATATTTTCTGGTCCATGTCGACCCAACACTGCCTTTATG CTCTATGGAACAATCGAGGCATGGTCTCAAATGTCGGCATACCAAGAAGATAGACAACATTGGATTGTGTTTGATAGTGTTTCAAATTTCAGAGTTGGTGGTGGTGGCACATTCAATGGCAAAGGGAAAAAGTGGTGGCAAAGCTCCTGCAAAGTCAACACTAACCTT CCATGCAACGACGGACCAAGACCAAAA GCCGTGACTTTCTATCAATGCAACAATTTGAAAGTGACAAACCTGAGGTTTAAAGATGCACCGCAAATGCATGTGGTCTttgaaggatgcttcaatgttATTGTTTCGAATCTCGTCATCAGAGCACCAGGTGACAGCCCCAACACTGATGGAATTCATGTCGCAGACACACAAAATATTGTCATAAGTAACAGTGACATTGGGACAG gtGATGATTGTATTTCAATAATAAGCGGGTCCCAAAACGTAAGAGCCACAGATATTACCTGCGGACCTGGACATGGAATAAG cattggaaGCTTGGGAGCAGATAACTCGGAAGCTGAAGTCTCTAATGTGGTAGTGAACAGAGCAACCTTAACAGGAACGACTAATGGAGTGAGAATAAAGACTTGGCAG GGAGGTTCTGGTTATGCAAGGAACATTAAATTTTTGAACATAGCGATGCAAAATGTGACAAATCCCATAATCATAGATCAATACTACTGTGATCAATCGAAGCCATGCCAAGAGCAG GACTCAGCTGTGCAATTAAGCAATGTGTTGTACCAAAACATAAAAGGAACAAGTGCCTCAGAAGTGGCTATCAAATTTGACTGCAGCCGAGCCGTCCCTTGCAGACAAATTTACGTTCAGGATGTGATTTTAGAACCCCAAGGCCATGGTGGCACCATTGCTACATGTGAACATGTTAGTTATGTCAACAGAGGAAAGTTTTTTCCTCAATGCACTCCATGA